The following proteins come from a genomic window of Carcharodon carcharias isolate sCarCar2 chromosome 10, sCarCar2.pri, whole genome shotgun sequence:
- the LOC121282843 gene encoding insulin-like: protein MVLWNQIVLVAVLIIFSCPKGLETLPSQHLCGSHLVETLYFVCGQKGFYYLPKAKRGMEQFLALRGQQSIQENETEQQFPFNKRLGQMMKRGIVDHCCHNTCSLYDLEGYCNQ from the exons ATGGTGCTTTGGAACCAAATCGTGCTGGTGGCTGTATTGATCATCTTTTCTTGTCCTAAAGGATTAGAAACACTACCTTCACAGCACCTGTGTGGCTCGCATCTAGTAGAGACTCTATACTTTGTGTGTGGACAAAAGGGTTTCTACTATTTACCTAAAGCAAAAAGAGGCATGGAACAGTTTCTAG CATTACGTGGTCAACAGTCCATTCAAGAAAATGAGACAGAGCAGCAATTTCCATTCAATAAACGGCTGGGCCAGATGATGAAGAGGGGGATAGTGGATCACTGCTGTCACAATACCTGCTCCCTTTACGATCTGGAAGGCTACTGCAACCAATAA